From the Erythrolamprus reginae isolate rEryReg1 chromosome Z, rEryReg1.hap1, whole genome shotgun sequence genome, one window contains:
- the FUT2 gene encoding galactoside alpha-(1,2)-fucosyltransferase 2 isoform X4 — translation MVGESWGKRSLSFVTIKHHKRGISNQFSPFYFVYILALLSLSVFFHLSEKISYYYTFSKTTFDSFLVEQILLQHITTNSSLSTEAIDAGMWTVNSIGRLGNQMGQYATLYALAKLNGYQAYIHPDMYLALSPIFKITLPVISAEMIWKTKWRNVYLHDWMSEDYRHIQGKYIQLIGYPCSYTFYHHIRQEILKEFTFHDHIKEEANRYLQILRGERQKVTYVGVHVRRGDYVQVMPQTWKGVVADKGYLEKAMDYFRKKYPNPIFVVTSNGMEWCKKNIDASRGDVHFAEDGKETSPGKDFALLSHCNHTIMTIGTFGIWAGYLAGGETVYLANYTLPDSPFLKVFKPSAAFLPEWIGIPADLSPLLSTHKVE, via the exons ATGGTAGGAGAAAGCTGGGGGAAAAG GAGTCTCTCTTTTGTAACAATTAAACATCACAAAAGAGGTATCTCCAATCAATTCTCCCCCTTTTATTTCGTCTACATTTTGGCCCTCCTGTCTTTGTCTGTATTTTTTCATCTATCTGAGAAGATATCTTACTACTACACCTTCAGCAAAACCACATTTGATTCTTTCTTGGTAGAACAAATTCTGCTCCAGCACATCACCACTAATTCTAGCTTATCCACTGAGGCTATTGATGCTGGAATGTGGACGGTGAACTCCATTGGGCGCCTCGGGAACCAGATGGGACAATATGCCACCCTTTATGCCTTAGCCAAGCTCAATGGATATCAAGCTTACATCCATCCAGACATGTATTTGGCTTTATCACCAATTTTCAAGATCACTTTGCCCGTAATCTCTGCTGAGATgatttggaagaccaaatggagGAATGTTTATTTACACGACTGGATGTCAGAGGACTATCGTCATATCCAAGGGAAATATATCCAACTGATAGGCTACCCTTGTTCTTATACCTTTTATCACCACATCCGCCAGGAAATACTAAAGGAATTCACTTTCCATGACCACATCAAGGAAGAGGCCAACCGCTACTTGCAAATTTTGCGGGGAGAACGCCAGAAAGTGACCTATGTTGGGGTGCATGTCCGGAGAGGCGATTACGTGCAGGTGATGCCCCAAACCTGGAAAGGTGTGGTGGCTGACAAAGGTTACTTGGAGAAAGCCATGGACTACTTCAGAAAGAAATACCCCAACCCCATCTTTGTGGTCACCAGCAATGGGATGGAGTGGTGCAAAAAGAACATTGATGCCTCTAGGGGGGATGTTCACTTTGCTGAAGATGGGAAGGAAACCTCTCCAGGGAAGGACTTTGCCCTCCTTTCTCATTGTAACCACACAATCATGACAATTGGGACTTTTGGCATCTGGGCTGGCTACTTAGCAGGTGGGGAGACAGTTTATTTAGCCAATTATACCCTCCCAGACTCTCCATTTCTCAAGGTCTTCAAGCCCTCTGCAGCCTTCTTACCAGAGTGGATTGGGATCCCAGCGGATCTTTCTCCATTGCTGTCTACTCATAAGGTCGAGTAG
- the FUT2 gene encoding galactoside alpha-(1,2)-fucosyltransferase 2 isoform X3, which yields MGACVTDGYAQICNNLGGCSSRRSLSFVTIKHHKRGISNQFSPFYFVYILALLSLSVFFHLSEKISYYYTFSKTTFDSFLVEQILLQHITTNSSLSTEAIDAGMWTVNSIGRLGNQMGQYATLYALAKLNGYQAYIHPDMYLALSPIFKITLPVISAEMIWKTKWRNVYLHDWMSEDYRHIQGKYIQLIGYPCSYTFYHHIRQEILKEFTFHDHIKEEANRYLQILRGERQKVTYVGVHVRRGDYVQVMPQTWKGVVADKGYLEKAMDYFRKKYPNPIFVVTSNGMEWCKKNIDASRGDVHFAEDGKETSPGKDFALLSHCNHTIMTIGTFGIWAGYLAGGETVYLANYTLPDSPFLKVFKPSAAFLPEWIGIPADLSPLLSTHKVE from the exons ATGGGTGCGTGCGTGACTGATGGGTACGCACAAATTTGCAACAACCTTGGAGGGTGCTCCAGTAGAAG GAGTCTCTCTTTTGTAACAATTAAACATCACAAAAGAGGTATCTCCAATCAATTCTCCCCCTTTTATTTCGTCTACATTTTGGCCCTCCTGTCTTTGTCTGTATTTTTTCATCTATCTGAGAAGATATCTTACTACTACACCTTCAGCAAAACCACATTTGATTCTTTCTTGGTAGAACAAATTCTGCTCCAGCACATCACCACTAATTCTAGCTTATCCACTGAGGCTATTGATGCTGGAATGTGGACGGTGAACTCCATTGGGCGCCTCGGGAACCAGATGGGACAATATGCCACCCTTTATGCCTTAGCCAAGCTCAATGGATATCAAGCTTACATCCATCCAGACATGTATTTGGCTTTATCACCAATTTTCAAGATCACTTTGCCCGTAATCTCTGCTGAGATgatttggaagaccaaatggagGAATGTTTATTTACACGACTGGATGTCAGAGGACTATCGTCATATCCAAGGGAAATATATCCAACTGATAGGCTACCCTTGTTCTTATACCTTTTATCACCACATCCGCCAGGAAATACTAAAGGAATTCACTTTCCATGACCACATCAAGGAAGAGGCCAACCGCTACTTGCAAATTTTGCGGGGAGAACGCCAGAAAGTGACCTATGTTGGGGTGCATGTCCGGAGAGGCGATTACGTGCAGGTGATGCCCCAAACCTGGAAAGGTGTGGTGGCTGACAAAGGTTACTTGGAGAAAGCCATGGACTACTTCAGAAAGAAATACCCCAACCCCATCTTTGTGGTCACCAGCAATGGGATGGAGTGGTGCAAAAAGAACATTGATGCCTCTAGGGGGGATGTTCACTTTGCTGAAGATGGGAAGGAAACCTCTCCAGGGAAGGACTTTGCCCTCCTTTCTCATTGTAACCACACAATCATGACAATTGGGACTTTTGGCATCTGGGCTGGCTACTTAGCAGGTGGGGAGACAGTTTATTTAGCCAATTATACCCTCCCAGACTCTCCATTTCTCAAGGTCTTCAAGCCCTCTGCAGCCTTCTTACCAGAGTGGATTGGGATCCCAGCGGATCTTTCTCCATTGCTGTCTACTCATAAGGTCGAGTAG